One Paraglaciecola mesophila genomic region harbors:
- a CDS encoding lipoprotein-releasing ABC transporter permease subunit, which produces MFHSVSAFIGLRYAKSSKGNHFIAFINAFSAIGIALGLMSLITVLSVMNGFEGDLKDRILGIAPHVVVDTQGESEQIISDLSQLPGVVATSKFIESEGVVQSSRSLEGVMIQGIEPQTTDAHSIIAENMVVGQISDLSPGSYGIIVGRALSTRLDLRLGEQTRILSAQGSVFGPFGQMPSQRLFTVIGIYDVGSELDSKVILMNINDSAKLMRNKVSRIAQTRLFLQDPFEYKSVVDKVTEMGLSSDDWRTRQGPLFDAVKMEKNMMALMLVLIIAVAAFNIVSALVMVVTEKKGDIAILLTQGLSRARVMQVFLFNGLYNGIKGTLFGAAGGLLLVSQLNNLLSLFDLPIMAATGGVGLPIEMHWHQIVLLILFSLLLCFAASIYPAYRAVKVDPASALKYE; this is translated from the coding sequence ATGTTTCACTCTGTTTCTGCTTTTATCGGTTTGCGTTACGCAAAGTCGTCAAAAGGTAATCATTTCATCGCGTTTATCAACGCATTTTCAGCTATCGGCATTGCGCTTGGTTTAATGTCCCTGATCACCGTTTTGTCTGTGATGAACGGCTTTGAGGGGGATTTAAAAGATCGCATTTTGGGTATTGCACCTCACGTAGTGGTAGATACGCAAGGCGAGAGTGAGCAGATCATTTCAGACTTATCTCAATTGCCTGGTGTGGTTGCCACTAGTAAATTCATTGAGTCAGAAGGGGTAGTGCAATCATCCCGAAGTCTAGAAGGGGTGATGATTCAGGGTATTGAACCGCAAACCACTGATGCGCACTCTATTATCGCTGAAAATATGGTGGTTGGGCAGATTAGCGATTTAAGTCCTGGTAGCTATGGGATTATCGTGGGTCGAGCATTGTCTACACGCTTAGATTTGAGGCTGGGCGAGCAAACGCGTATTTTATCTGCCCAAGGCAGTGTATTTGGTCCGTTTGGACAAATGCCGAGCCAGCGTTTATTTACGGTTATCGGTATTTATGATGTGGGCTCTGAGCTTGATTCGAAAGTGATTTTAATGAATATCAACGACAGCGCTAAACTAATGCGCAATAAAGTCAGTCGCATAGCCCAAACGCGCTTGTTTCTGCAAGACCCATTTGAGTACAAATCCGTGGTGGACAAAGTCACTGAAATGGGACTAAGTAGTGATGATTGGCGCACACGCCAAGGCCCTTTGTTCGATGCAGTTAAAATGGAAAAAAACATGATGGCACTTATGTTGGTGCTGATTATTGCTGTGGCAGCGTTTAACATCGTTTCAGCCTTAGTGATGGTCGTCACAGAGAAAAAGGGAGACATTGCTATTTTGCTTACCCAAGGCCTATCACGCGCTCGCGTTATGCAGGTGTTTTTGTTTAATGGATTATATAACGGCATAAAAGGCACACTGTTTGGCGCGGCAGGGGGCTTGTTATTGGTTAGCCAATTAAATAATTTACTGAGCTTGTTTGACTTGCCTATTATGGCGGCGACAGGGGGAGTAGGGCTGCCGATTGAAATGCATTGGCACCAAATCGTTCTGCTTATTTTATTTTCATTGCTGTTGTGTTTCGCTGCCAGTATTTACCCCGCCTATCGCGCTGTCAAGGTGGACCCAGCAAGCGCGTTAAAATACGAATAA
- a CDS encoding CsiV family protein — MPIMFSCIKTINRPTTMRKPKLAITLLALSCTLGLHSTAQAKDWWFDIEVIVFKRDIAAQSIAESFEHKAPEFASATAFDLLSDYVTPDLTYMNAGLPHCDISIEDKLKEQQARELTLTNHVFTQTDYSYLDAQDAPELDETSALFEQLNGSQNTQSDGQDERADALNEQTPPDNDAALAQRTLTEPTWVKWQIPPSLPCAFAQDKVLLLGPYDHPIPETQPTHIPRVIDGVEWPGRQSPYLLPKASLELTKLEEHIRWQKDLTPLLHVVWRQPVVFGKDKAQPFKLIAGENYASAYAQDGKRKVETAPKTIEDPRFLDAQQHTDAPKLELANDALFAQINAAITSSEPAKIIDFNQSEGAGGVASIDAEDFMHVAENPLWQVEGDFKVYLENLGRTPYLHIDSDLDFRAPITLRLPGETDVAPNNFLQSFHFDQLRRVISTQLHYFDHPLFGMVVQIRRYEPPKETDHN, encoded by the coding sequence ATGCCAATAATGTTTAGTTGTATAAAAACCATAAACCGCCCAACCACAATGCGAAAACCTAAGCTTGCTATAACGCTTCTCGCGCTAAGCTGCACCTTAGGCCTGCACAGCACCGCACAAGCAAAGGACTGGTGGTTTGATATTGAGGTTATCGTGTTTAAGCGCGATATTGCTGCTCAAAGTATTGCTGAAAGCTTCGAGCACAAAGCGCCAGAATTTGCCTCAGCAACCGCCTTTGACTTACTTAGCGATTATGTCACGCCCGATTTAACATATATGAATGCAGGTTTGCCGCATTGTGATATCAGCATTGAAGATAAACTGAAAGAACAACAAGCCCGTGAACTCACCCTAACAAACCATGTATTCACCCAAACCGATTATTCCTATCTTGATGCGCAAGACGCACCCGAGTTAGACGAGACAAGTGCGTTGTTTGAGCAATTAAACGGCTCGCAAAACACGCAAAGCGATGGGCAAGATGAGCGCGCTGACGCTCTCAATGAGCAAACACCCCCAGATAATGATGCTGCTTTAGCACAGCGCACACTAACCGAGCCCACTTGGGTTAAATGGCAAATCCCGCCATCCTTACCCTGTGCATTTGCCCAAGACAAAGTATTGCTTTTAGGACCTTATGATCACCCTATACCCGAGACTCAACCAACCCATATCCCTCGTGTTATCGACGGTGTGGAATGGCCGGGTCGTCAAAGCCCGTACCTGCTGCCCAAAGCGAGCTTAGAATTAACAAAGCTTGAAGAGCATATTCGCTGGCAAAAGGATTTAACCCCTCTTTTGCATGTGGTGTGGCGTCAGCCAGTCGTATTTGGTAAAGACAAGGCGCAGCCTTTCAAATTGATTGCTGGCGAAAACTACGCATCAGCGTATGCGCAAGACGGCAAACGAAAAGTGGAAACCGCGCCCAAAACAATCGAGGATCCACGTTTTTTAGATGCTCAACAACACACAGACGCACCTAAGTTAGAGCTGGCAAATGATGCTTTATTCGCCCAAATCAATGCTGCTATTACCTCTTCCGAACCGGCTAAAATAATAGACTTTAACCAAAGTGAGGGCGCTGGCGGCGTTGCCAGTATTGACGCAGAAGACTTTATGCATGTTGCCGAAAATCCATTATGGCAAGTTGAAGGTGACTTCAAAGTGTACCTTGAGAACTTAGGGCGTACTCCCTACTTACATATCGACAGTGATCTTGATTTTCGCGCACCGATCACCTTACGGTTGCCCGGAGAAACCGACGTAGCGCCGAATAACTTTTTGCAGAGTTTTCACTTTGACCAACTGCGCAGAGTTATTTCAACCCAGTTACACTACTTTGATCACCCTTTGTTTGGCATGGTGGTACAAATTCGCCGTTATGAACCACCAAAAGAAACTGACCACAATTAA
- a CDS encoding PilZ domain-containing protein, with translation MHGTSLEEKQQQFNAFFTIEHAIRVNVKAVAAGFSLPDADDLGEHMPYAFRVASEATSMDAQTLRTLRNMGEHGEELASFLNAQSRKIDLLMSLVLQQQDDPSQAYESVKFGGGGIIVKCDEPFELEQIIELKLFLKEEASAIFCFGEVIGCEQVGEHYHVSLIYNCIREEDQDLLVRASLHLQTAQLRKRAKQQKND, from the coding sequence ATGCACGGCACCAGCCTCGAAGAAAAGCAGCAACAATTCAATGCGTTCTTTACCATAGAACATGCCATACGGGTGAACGTTAAAGCCGTAGCAGCTGGCTTTTCTTTGCCCGATGCCGATGATCTAGGCGAGCATATGCCCTACGCGTTTCGTGTGGCCAGTGAAGCAACCTCAATGGATGCTCAAACGCTACGCACCTTGCGTAATATGGGTGAGCATGGTGAAGAGTTGGCCAGCTTTTTAAATGCACAATCGCGTAAAATCGACTTATTAATGTCCCTCGTATTGCAACAGCAAGATGATCCCAGCCAAGCATACGAGTCAGTCAAATTTGGGGGTGGCGGCATCATCGTTAAGTGCGACGAACCCTTCGAGCTTGAGCAAATCATCGAATTAAAGCTTTTTTTGAAAGAAGAAGCCTCCGCCATTTTCTGTTTCGGCGAAGTCATTGGATGCGAGCAGGTAGGCGAGCACTATCACGTATCACTTATTTACAACTGCATCCGTGAAGAAGATCAAGACCTTCTGGTACGAGCAAGTTTACATCTTCAAACAGCGCAACTGCGAAAACGCGCCAAGCAACAAAAGAACGACTAA
- a CDS encoding TonB-dependent receptor plug domain-containing protein, whose amino-acid sequence MLKQNKLSKAIKTGLVTCAMSSVAISSAIAQETQTPDEAAAAYEKVVITGSRGAPRSLADSPVPVDVLSEDDLAAVPFSDTNDILKTLVPSYSLQRQPISDGASFIRPATLRGMPTDKTLVLVNSKRRHRSALVQIGGSGTQGPDIATIPSSALKGVEVLRDGAAAQYGSDAIAGVINFVLKDNDEGGSFSVDAGQYYEGDGEQITLTGNLGFSLGDNGFLSLSAEYADSDSTNRGEQYCEDWWCSDASDPRGAANPYLSDPDFVAGMANANLGGEDVVQPWGQPNTSATRIFFNSGYEFNDDMKFYAFGNYSESEGDASFYYRYPGNGTIEDLRQEDGSIYSPLEKFPGGFTPRFFGDITDFSLVTGLEGEFANGMTYDFSGRYGSNEIEYTLKNTINPSMGADSPTEFHPGDLINEELQFSADFTKYFDLGLYSDVLFAFGATYMEETYELKGGDEASYSAGVYATSDPWGFCDDAGGTTAAGLAVIAGGSTLDCSNSDDPVYTAVGVGSNGFPGYSPEYSGEYERDMHGIYADVSSDVSEALFLQAAMRYEDYSDFGSELVGKLAFKYTLSDEFNMRGSVGTGFRAPTPGQQGTTNVSTRLPEGLPVATGLFPALSAVGQALGAEALKPEKSLNYSLGVTGNIDDLNVTLDFYRIELEDRFYAVSTLDVSTDETDADAYANFLKLEAAGVEGANTIGGVNYFQNAFDTVTNGMDFVVTYTMGDTVLSTSINYNKTEIDSDASDFLNAEDQFDLENAIPKWRGVASAKHSFDDLTLLVRANVYGSYENAISSDATTRQEYDPTVFFDLEATYQISENVSIAAGARNIFDEYPDKDDGDDCCGAVYWSSNIVDWQGGYYYMRLNTVF is encoded by the coding sequence AGTGAAGACGACCTAGCTGCTGTTCCGTTCTCGGACACCAATGACATATTAAAAACCTTAGTTCCGTCATATTCGTTACAGCGCCAGCCTATTTCTGATGGTGCGTCTTTTATTCGCCCAGCAACGTTACGCGGTATGCCAACGGATAAAACCTTGGTACTCGTTAACTCTAAACGCCGTCATCGTTCTGCTTTGGTACAAATTGGGGGTTCTGGTACACAAGGTCCTGATATTGCTACCATTCCATCATCTGCCCTTAAAGGCGTCGAAGTATTGCGAGATGGTGCTGCAGCCCAATACGGCTCAGATGCTATCGCAGGGGTTATTAACTTTGTATTAAAAGACAATGACGAAGGCGGCTCGTTTTCAGTTGACGCGGGGCAATACTACGAAGGTGATGGTGAGCAAATCACGCTAACGGGTAACCTAGGTTTCTCGTTAGGTGACAATGGCTTTTTAAGTTTATCAGCTGAATATGCAGATTCAGACTCCACCAACCGCGGTGAGCAATACTGTGAAGACTGGTGGTGTAGTGATGCAAGCGATCCCCGCGGTGCAGCAAACCCTTATTTGAGCGACCCTGACTTTGTTGCAGGGATGGCAAATGCTAATTTAGGCGGTGAAGACGTTGTTCAGCCTTGGGGACAACCTAATACCTCTGCAACACGCATTTTCTTCAATAGTGGTTATGAATTTAACGACGATATGAAGTTTTACGCTTTTGGTAACTACTCTGAGAGTGAAGGTGATGCGTCTTTCTATTACCGTTATCCGGGCAACGGCACCATTGAAGATTTACGCCAAGAAGATGGCTCTATCTATAGTCCCCTTGAAAAATTCCCTGGTGGTTTCACGCCACGGTTTTTCGGTGATATCACCGATTTCTCTTTGGTTACTGGCTTAGAAGGTGAGTTTGCAAATGGTATGACATACGATTTCAGCGGTCGGTATGGCTCAAATGAAATTGAATACACGTTGAAGAACACCATCAACCCGTCGATGGGGGCTGATTCACCTACGGAATTTCATCCCGGGGACTTAATCAACGAAGAATTGCAATTCTCCGCTGATTTCACCAAATACTTTGATTTGGGTTTGTATTCAGATGTGCTATTTGCGTTCGGTGCAACCTACATGGAAGAAACCTACGAGCTAAAAGGCGGTGATGAAGCCTCATACTCGGCAGGTGTTTATGCGACCTCTGATCCTTGGGGATTCTGTGACGATGCAGGCGGTACGACTGCCGCTGGTCTAGCAGTTATCGCAGGGGGCTCTACCTTGGATTGTTCAAACTCTGATGATCCTGTTTACACTGCGGTTGGTGTTGGCTCTAACGGTTTCCCTGGATACTCGCCAGAATATTCAGGCGAGTACGAGCGTGACATGCACGGTATTTACGCCGATGTGAGCAGTGACGTCAGTGAAGCATTATTTTTACAAGCCGCTATGCGTTACGAGGATTACTCTGATTTTGGCTCGGAATTAGTAGGTAAATTGGCGTTTAAATATACCTTGAGTGATGAATTTAACATGCGTGGCTCTGTGGGCACTGGTTTTAGAGCACCTACGCCTGGTCAGCAAGGTACGACAAACGTATCAACGCGCTTACCTGAAGGGTTACCGGTAGCAACAGGTTTGTTCCCTGCATTAAGTGCGGTGGGTCAAGCTTTAGGTGCTGAAGCCCTAAAACCTGAGAAATCGTTAAACTACAGCCTAGGTGTAACTGGCAATATTGATGATTTGAATGTCACGTTGGATTTCTACCGTATCGAGCTTGAAGACCGTTTCTATGCGGTATCGACGCTCGATGTATCAACCGACGAAACAGATGCAGATGCTTACGCAAACTTCTTGAAGTTAGAAGCAGCAGGAGTAGAAGGCGCTAACACCATTGGCGGCGTTAACTACTTTCAAAATGCATTTGACACGGTGACCAACGGTATGGATTTTGTCGTGACGTATACCATGGGTGACACTGTGTTAAGTACCTCGATTAACTACAACAAAACCGAAATTGATTCTGATGCCTCTGATTTCTTGAATGCAGAAGACCAATTCGATTTGGAGAATGCCATTCCCAAATGGCGTGGTGTCGCGTCAGCGAAACACAGCTTTGATGATTTAACGTTATTGGTGCGCGCGAACGTGTATGGCTCTTACGAAAACGCGATCAGCTCTGATGCGACAACGCGCCAAGAGTACGATCCAACGGTGTTTTTCGATTTAGAAGCCACTTACCAAATCAGTGAAAATGTGAGTATCGCAGCGGGGGCACGTAACATCTTTGACGAATACCCAGACAAAGATGATGGCGACGACTGTTGTGGTGCGGTTTATTGGTCAAGCAACATCGTTGATTGGCAAGGCGGTTACTACTACATGCGGTTAAATACTGTTTTCTAG
- the mfd gene encoding transcription-repair coupling factor — MTASIFNPTLAKGQRDAIHWGNLHGSSLALAIANAAGKTKGPILLVTADTPSAMKLEKELTFFLQGKKIQVQLFPDWETLPYDNFSPHQDIISQRLETLYRLTQAENSVFIVPVNTLMLRMAPTDYLSQYLLFLKVNQTLDIDTFRSGLERSGYQHVNQVMGHSEFSIRGSIIDLFPMGSQQPFRIDMFDNEVDSIRYFDPDSQRSGDKIDEIKLLPAREFPTDQDGIKLFRQQYLEKFDANNSKESVYYQVGKGMMPGGIEYYLPLFFEQSATLFDYLHHDTLLMMHGDLAKACDFFWTDVNERYEQLRYNLSRPLMAPADLFLRNEELFAALKKWPRITIEQNAKEQKAGVTNYDTRTIGDIAIKSQNKVPWATLKQRVTDWQKNGSKVLFSAESQGRRESLLDLLTKAGIKPKAFEHLDAFQKSKEQLGITIGLAEHSFVLFEDNKELAFITETELLGHKISQRRLRDKRQATDENAVIRNLAELAIGQPVVHLDHGVGRYLGLQTLDAGGVTTEYLTIEYAKEAKLYVPVSALHLISRYSGGDLEKAPLHNLGTETWSKAKQKAAERVRDVAAQLLDVYARRAAKPGFSYKIAWDEYQAFSDSFPFEETLDQQQAINAVIQDMGSSNAMDRLVCGDVGFGKTEVAMRAAFIAANQGKQVAILVPTTLLAQQHYENFKDRFADWPFKIEVMSRFASAKDQKGVMAGLDDGKVDIVVGTHKLLQSDVKFDDLGLVIIDEEHRFGVRQKEKFKALRSDVDILTLTATPIPRTLNMALSGMRDLSIIATPPAKRLAIKTFVNQRSKELIREAIMREILRGGQVYFLHNEVESIERTADEIAEIVPEARIAIGHGQMRERELEKVMGDFYHQRYNVLVCTTIIETGIDVPSANTIIMDRADHLGLAQLHQLRGRVGRSHHQAYAYLLTPHPKRMTKDAKKRLDAISSLEDLGAGFALATHDLEIRGAGELLGDDQTGQITTVGFTLYMEMLEQAVESLKDGKEPSLDAALANQTEIELRVPALFPEDYVNDVNTRLSLYKKLASCKNEKQINEVQIELIDRFGLLPDAAKNLVQISLMKLVAKKVGINKVEANNAGGAIEFSDKTQIDPSFIIKLIQSQPRIYRLEGANKLKFNVPTESASDRLQLILDMLNEFSQQLRAA, encoded by the coding sequence ATGACAGCAAGTATTTTCAATCCAACGCTGGCCAAAGGCCAAAGAGACGCTATTCACTGGGGCAACTTACACGGTAGTAGTTTAGCCCTAGCGATTGCCAACGCAGCAGGCAAAACTAAGGGCCCTATATTATTGGTCACAGCTGATACCCCCAGTGCCATGAAATTAGAAAAAGAATTAACCTTTTTCTTGCAGGGTAAAAAAATACAAGTACAGCTATTCCCCGACTGGGAAACCCTGCCCTACGATAATTTTTCGCCCCATCAAGATATTATTTCCCAACGCCTAGAAACACTTTATCGACTCACTCAGGCGGAAAATAGCGTCTTTATTGTACCGGTAAATACCCTGATGCTGCGCATGGCGCCAACAGATTATCTCAGTCAATACTTGTTGTTCTTAAAGGTTAATCAAACCTTAGACATTGACACCTTTCGCTCAGGTTTAGAGCGCTCTGGCTATCAACATGTCAATCAAGTCATGGGGCACAGTGAGTTCTCCATCCGCGGCAGTATCATCGACTTATTTCCCATGGGTAGCCAACAACCCTTTCGAATCGATATGTTCGACAATGAAGTAGACAGCATTCGTTATTTCGATCCAGACAGCCAGCGCTCAGGGGATAAAATAGATGAAATAAAGCTATTACCAGCCCGAGAATTTCCTACCGATCAAGATGGTATTAAATTATTTCGTCAACAATATTTAGAAAAATTTGACGCCAATAACTCGAAAGAATCCGTCTATTACCAAGTGGGTAAAGGCATGATGCCCGGCGGTATAGAATACTATTTACCGCTGTTTTTCGAGCAAAGTGCCACACTATTTGATTATCTGCACCACGACACCTTGCTCATGATGCACGGTGATTTGGCCAAGGCCTGTGACTTCTTCTGGACCGATGTAAACGAGCGCTACGAACAATTGCGCTACAATCTAAGTCGGCCACTTATGGCACCGGCTGACCTGTTTCTACGTAACGAAGAACTCTTTGCTGCGTTAAAGAAATGGCCCAGGATCACTATTGAACAAAACGCCAAAGAGCAGAAAGCGGGCGTGACCAATTACGACACCCGTACCATAGGCGATATCGCGATTAAATCGCAAAATAAAGTGCCTTGGGCAACCTTAAAACAACGCGTGACAGATTGGCAAAAAAACGGCAGTAAAGTGTTGTTTAGTGCTGAGTCTCAAGGTCGTCGGGAAAGCCTACTCGATTTACTCACTAAAGCAGGCATCAAGCCCAAAGCGTTTGAGCATCTAGATGCCTTTCAAAAAAGCAAAGAGCAACTCGGTATTACCATCGGATTAGCCGAGCATAGCTTCGTATTATTTGAAGATAACAAAGAACTGGCGTTTATTACCGAAACAGAATTACTCGGGCATAAAATCAGTCAGCGCCGATTACGTGACAAACGCCAAGCGACCGACGAAAATGCCGTCATTCGTAACCTAGCTGAGTTGGCCATTGGTCAGCCAGTCGTGCATTTAGATCACGGTGTGGGTCGTTACCTTGGCCTGCAAACATTAGATGCAGGGGGGGTCACTACAGAATATTTAACCATCGAATACGCCAAAGAAGCCAAGTTATACGTCCCTGTATCTGCCCTGCATTTGATCAGCCGTTACAGCGGTGGTGATTTAGAAAAAGCCCCCCTGCACAACTTAGGCACCGAAACCTGGAGCAAAGCTAAGCAAAAAGCTGCTGAACGGGTACGCGACGTCGCAGCACAGTTACTTGATGTATATGCCAGACGCGCAGCCAAACCAGGGTTCTCGTATAAAATAGCGTGGGACGAGTACCAAGCCTTCAGTGACAGTTTCCCCTTTGAAGAAACCTTAGACCAGCAACAGGCCATCAACGCAGTGATTCAAGACATGGGCAGCAGCAACGCTATGGACAGACTCGTGTGTGGTGATGTGGGCTTTGGTAAAACAGAAGTCGCCATGCGTGCAGCATTTATCGCTGCCAATCAAGGCAAGCAAGTGGCGATTTTGGTGCCCACGACATTACTTGCTCAGCAGCACTATGAAAATTTCAAAGACAGGTTTGCTGACTGGCCGTTTAAGATTGAAGTGATGTCGCGCTTTGCCAGCGCCAAAGATCAAAAAGGCGTTATGGCCGGTTTAGATGACGGTAAAGTGGATATCGTGGTCGGTACCCACAAATTGCTACAAAGTGATGTAAAGTTCGATGACTTAGGGTTGGTGATTATTGACGAAGAACACAGGTTCGGCGTACGCCAGAAAGAGAAGTTCAAAGCCCTTCGCTCGGATGTAGACATTCTTACACTCACTGCTACCCCTATTCCGCGAACGTTAAATATGGCGTTGTCTGGCATGCGAGATTTATCTATTATTGCCACGCCACCAGCCAAACGATTAGCCATCAAAACCTTTGTCAATCAGCGCAGCAAAGAGCTTATTCGCGAAGCCATCATGCGTGAAATTTTACGCGGCGGTCAAGTTTACTTTCTGCACAATGAAGTAGAAAGTATTGAGCGCACAGCAGATGAAATTGCCGAAATTGTACCTGAGGCCAGAATTGCTATCGGTCATGGTCAAATGCGCGAACGTGAACTTGAAAAAGTCATGGGTGATTTTTACCATCAGCGTTACAACGTTCTTGTGTGTACCACCATTATTGAAACAGGCATCGATGTACCATCGGCCAATACGATAATCATGGACCGAGCAGATCACTTAGGCCTTGCCCAATTACATCAATTGCGCGGTCGTGTGGGTCGCTCTCATCACCAAGCATATGCCTACTTGTTAACGCCTCATCCTAAACGCATGACCAAAGACGCCAAAAAGCGTTTGGACGCCATTTCTTCTTTAGAAGATTTAGGCGCTGGTTTTGCCCTTGCCACCCACGATCTAGAAATTCGTGGTGCAGGTGAATTACTCGGTGATGACCAAACAGGACAAATCACCACAGTAGGCTTTACCTTGTATATGGAAATGCTCGAACAAGCCGTTGAATCACTAAAAGATGGTAAAGAGCCCTCTCTTGATGCCGCCCTTGCTAACCAAACAGAAATTGAATTGCGCGTACCTGCGTTGTTCCCAGAAGATTACGTCAATGATGTGAATACCCGTCTATCGCTGTATAAAAAATTAGCCAGTTGTAAAAACGAAAAGCAAATTAACGAAGTGCAAATCGAATTAATTGACCGCTTTGGGTTGCTCCCTGACGCCGCAAAAAATTTAGTTCAAATTAGCCTAATGAAATTAGTGGCAAAGAAAGTAGGAATTAATAAAGTTGAAGCAAACAATGCGGGAGGAGCGATTGAGTTCTCTGATAAAACCCAAATCGACCCAAGTTTTATTATTAAACTGATACAATCACAGCCGCGTATTTATCGCCTTGAAGGTGCCAACAAGTTGAAATTCAATGTGCCTACTGAGTCCGCCAGCGATAGACTGCAACTTATCCTGGATATGTTAAACGAATTTAGCCAGCAATTACGAGCCGCTTAA